The genomic DNA TGTTAATATTTTTATCTATTCTGGTTAAATTGGTTGCCCATTTTTTGGGCAATGAGAAAACTAATTCATAATCTTCACCTCCAAAAAAATAAAACTCATCCCATTTATCTCCTTTTGGCCAATCCTTATCTTTGGGTATTTTTTTATAATTTAAAATTGCTTTACATTTGCTAGAGATTGCTAGATCTTGCACGGCTTGAAATAGTCCATCACTACTATCAGTACATCCTATTTTGTATATTTTTTTATTGGGACGAGTTTTAAGGAGATTTTTTAGAAAATTTGGGTAAACCTGAGGGCGACAAAAATGCTCTATGGACTTACTGATTAATCTTTCAGTAAGCGAAACATTATTATCGAAATTCATTTGACTCTGTATCATAAATCCTAATTTGCTAAGACCATGAATCCCTGTAGTTAAAATAATATCGCCAGGTTTACACGCATTCCTTCGTAATTCAAGTTCGCCTTGAATCCCAAAGGCAGTTATCGATATAGTTTTTTGATTCCCTTTTGAGCAATCTCCTCCAAGAATTATTCCACCATATTTTTTTAAAGCTTTATTTATTCCTTTATACACCTCTTCAACCCAAAACCACTCAGTTTTAGCCGGTAGTATTAAGCTTATTGTAATTCCTATGGTTTTCTTACTACCACTGGATAATAAGTCTGAGATGTTGCTCACAACTGCTTTCCATCCAAGGTCTTTAGGGCAAATAGTAAAGTCATTGAAATGAATATTTTCAACCAAAGAATCATTATTGATAAGTAAGTCATCATTTCTAGTTTTGATTAAAGCGCAATCATCAATAACTTGATTTTTGGGCATAAATTTCCCAAGCCTATTAATCAATTCTTTTTCACCAATATCTTCTAATGTTTCTTTATGCATTTAATTTAAGGTTTTCAATACCGTCTAAAACATCAATTGAGATTATTGTGTCATCTTTGGTTAGCTCTTCTAATACATCAAAACCATCT from Prochlorococcus marinus XMU1402 includes the following:
- the thiL gene encoding thiamine-phosphate kinase, with the protein product MHKETLEDIGEKELINRLGKFMPKNQVIDDCALIKTRNDDLLINNDSLVENIHFNDFTICPKDLGWKAVVSNISDLLSSGSKKTIGITISLILPAKTEWFWVEEVYKGINKALKKYGGIILGGDCSKGNQKTISITAFGIQGELELRRNACKPGDIILTTGIHGLSKLGFMIQSQMNFDNNVSLTERLISKSIEHFCRPQVYPNFLKNLLKTRPNKKIYKIGCTDSSDGLFQAVQDLAISSKCKAILNYKKIPKDKDWPKGDKWDEFYFFGGEDYELVFSLPKKWATNLTRIDKNINKIGYFANGEPSIEFKNNKKDELLKNTPFKHF